One genomic segment of Kiritimatiella glycovorans includes these proteins:
- a CDS encoding nucleotidyltransferase: protein MDDGKHGGQAELEPRPPEREDLVRLCRSLNDGGCRYLIVGGFAIIQTGYPRLTGDVDILIDSESANEQRVYRALECLPDGAVRELEAGDVSKYVVVRIADEIIVDLMSSAAGIDYQSAASDIVCREVDGVCIPFASPRLLWRMKAHTHRAKDAPDLEFLRHYFAARGEEPPE, encoded by the coding sequence ATGGACGATGGAAAACATGGCGGACAAGCCGAGCTAGAACCACGTCCACCGGAGCGGGAGGACCTGGTCCGCCTGTGTCGGTCGTTAAACGATGGGGGCTGCCGCTACCTGATCGTAGGGGGGTTTGCCATCATTCAAACCGGCTATCCCCGGTTGACGGGCGATGTCGATATACTGATTGATTCCGAATCGGCAAACGAACAGCGCGTTTACCGTGCATTGGAATGTCTGCCGGACGGTGCTGTGCGTGAGCTTGAGGCGGGCGATGTGTCGAAATACGTTGTTGTGCGCATCGCAGATGAAATCATCGTCGACCTTATGAGCTCCGCGGCCGGCATCGATTACCAGTCCGCAGCTTCGGACATTGTGTGCCGTGAGGTGGATGGGGTTTGCATTCCGTTCGCCTCCCCGCGCCTGCTGTGGCGCATGAAAGCCCACACGCACCGGGCAAAAGACGCTCCGGATCTCGAATTCCTTCGCCACTATTTCGCCGCCCGCGGCGAAGAACCGCCGGAATAG
- the dgt gene encoding dGTP triphosphohydrolase — protein MTPMSFRDTWEQREDELLAPYAVRSRASAGRRYAEAEHPSRTCFQRDRDRILHSRCFRRLEYKTQVFVRATVDHYRTRLTHTMEMAAVGRTLARVFAANEDLTEAIALAHDIGHPPFGHAGERALNALMKEHGGFDHNDQSLRWLSLLEVRYPSFPGLNPTWEVRAGLMKHRAAEPGAALDGRPLGPHQQLEAQIADISDDMTYCAHDVDDALEAGMLSEEALLGEPLWRRAAERTRSQYGELAEKHRIRISVRNLLDLQVEDVIATGRAALERHDPRSPEAVMNAPERLVRFGPELESMISRFRAFLFDRVYFSDSVLERNRRAVRLLENLFRHYLAHPESMGRKAQARLEREGLRRTVCDYLSGFTDRYALAEAGRRTKYAPENHR, from the coding sequence ATGACGCCGATGTCATTCCGCGACACATGGGAACAGCGTGAGGACGAGCTGCTGGCGCCGTATGCGGTCCGCAGCCGGGCGAGCGCGGGGCGCCGTTATGCCGAGGCCGAGCACCCGTCGCGCACCTGTTTCCAGCGCGATCGCGACCGCATTCTGCACAGTCGCTGCTTCCGGAGGCTGGAATACAAGACCCAGGTCTTCGTGCGGGCGACGGTGGACCACTACCGCACGCGCCTGACGCACACCATGGAGATGGCCGCCGTCGGCCGTACGCTCGCCCGGGTGTTCGCCGCCAACGAAGACCTCACCGAGGCCATCGCGCTGGCGCACGATATCGGCCATCCGCCGTTCGGCCATGCCGGCGAACGGGCGCTGAATGCGCTGATGAAGGAACACGGCGGATTCGACCACAACGATCAGAGCCTGCGCTGGCTGTCTCTTCTTGAGGTCCGCTACCCGTCTTTCCCCGGCCTCAACCCGACCTGGGAGGTGCGGGCCGGGCTGATGAAGCACAGGGCTGCGGAGCCCGGCGCCGCGCTCGACGGTCGCCCGCTGGGTCCGCACCAGCAGCTCGAGGCGCAGATTGCCGACATCTCCGACGACATGACCTATTGCGCTCACGACGTGGACGATGCGCTGGAGGCGGGAATGCTGTCGGAGGAGGCGCTGCTCGGGGAACCCCTGTGGCGGCGGGCGGCGGAGCGGACCCGCAGCCAGTACGGAGAGCTGGCGGAGAAGCACAGGATCAGGATCTCGGTGCGCAATCTTCTCGACCTCCAGGTGGAAGACGTGATCGCTACCGGTCGGGCGGCACTCGAGCGGCACGATCCCCGCTCGCCGGAGGCGGTGATGAACGCGCCCGAACGGCTGGTGCGGTTCGGTCCGGAGCTTGAATCCATGATCTCCCGCTTCCGGGCGTTTCTCTTCGACCGCGTCTACTTCTCGGATTCCGTTCTGGAGCGCAACCGGCGCGCCGTGCGCCTGCTCGAGAACCTGTTCCGCCACTACCTCGCGCACCCGGAGTCCATGGGGCGCAAGGCGCAGGCGCGGCTCGAGCGCGAAGGCCTCCGGAGGACCGTCTGCGATTATCTCTCGGGCTTCACCGACCGCTACGCGCTCGCGGAAGCGGGACGCCGGACGAAATACGCTCCCGAAAACCACCGGTGA
- a CDS encoding prenyltransferase translates to MNRIQTWLVAARPFSFPATVIPVAGGSLAAAAATPAGFAWMPFLVALAAMLLLHSGVNMRSDAADFLVGIDRDAHPASGAVVRGLLTPAQARRGGMFVLACGALLGLSLVPRVGPELLALGAAGGACGLAYPRLKRHTLGDAAVLTAFGLLGSLGGWAVQTGGFAWAPLLWGLPPGLLVAAILHANNWRDAAADRAAGIRTVAGRLGPRGALYYYAALMTLPYALVPLLVALPAPEGRLPATTLLTAASLPAAILLVRRARRGALRALDASTAQLNLLFGALYLLGFVLDIAV, encoded by the coding sequence ATGAACCGCATCCAAACGTGGCTCGTCGCGGCGCGGCCCTTTTCGTTCCCGGCGACGGTCATCCCCGTCGCCGGCGGATCGCTGGCCGCGGCGGCGGCCACCCCGGCCGGGTTCGCCTGGATGCCTTTTCTCGTCGCCCTGGCGGCGATGCTGCTGCTGCATTCGGGCGTCAACATGCGCAGCGACGCGGCGGATTTTCTGGTCGGCATCGACCGCGATGCGCACCCGGCCTCCGGGGCGGTGGTTCGCGGTCTTCTCACCCCCGCACAGGCACGGCGCGGGGGTATGTTCGTCCTGGCGTGCGGGGCGCTGCTCGGCCTGAGCCTCGTCCCGCGTGTGGGTCCCGAACTCCTCGCCCTCGGGGCCGCCGGCGGTGCCTGCGGCCTGGCCTATCCCCGTCTCAAGCGTCACACGCTGGGCGACGCCGCGGTGCTGACGGCCTTCGGCCTGCTCGGCTCGCTCGGGGGGTGGGCGGTTCAGACCGGCGGTTTTGCGTGGGCGCCGCTGCTGTGGGGGCTTCCGCCGGGTCTGCTGGTGGCGGCGATCCTCCACGCGAACAACTGGCGGGACGCCGCGGCGGACCGCGCGGCCGGAATCCGTACCGTGGCCGGCAGGCTGGGTCCGCGCGGCGCTCTCTATTATTACGCCGCGCTGATGACGCTGCCGTATGCGCTGGTCCCGCTTCTGGTCGCACTGCCTGCGCCCGAGGGTCGGCTGCCCGCAACGACCCTGCTCACCGCGGCGTCGCTGCCGGCCGCCATCCTTCTGGTACGCCGGGCCCGTCGGGGCGCACTGCGCGCCCTCGACGCCTCCACCGCGCAACTGAACCTGCTCTTCGGCGCGCTCTACCTGCTCGGGTTCGTGCTGGATATTGCGGTATAA
- a CDS encoding class II fructose-bisphosphate aldolase, whose translation MIVSTKVLFEQAYKKYAVGAYNINNAEQVMALFRGNINSKAPFILQLSKGARSYTDKRLLEAMIRAADEIFPEAIFAVHLDHGDEENCYDCIDSGFYSSVMIDASGEEFEENIAITKRVVDRAHEKGVAVEAELGKLGGVEEHVSVSEADAKLTDPEQVEEFVKRTGCDSLACAIGTSHGAYKFSGSQGLHFEVIEKIAELLPGFPLVMHGSSSVPQDEVERINAAGGELKGAKGVDEDEIHKAGKMGVTKVNIDTDGRLVWCRVHREHFRDHPEVFDLRPAGKVFMGEYAKYIEHKNEVLGSAGRLEEVRAAVK comes from the coding sequence ATGATCGTATCGACCAAGGTGCTGTTCGAACAGGCCTACAAGAAGTACGCCGTCGGCGCGTACAACATCAATAACGCCGAACAGGTGATGGCGCTCTTCCGCGGCAACATCAACAGCAAGGCGCCGTTTATTCTCCAGCTCTCGAAAGGCGCACGCTCCTACACGGACAAGCGGCTGCTCGAAGCCATGATCCGCGCGGCCGACGAGATCTTTCCCGAAGCCATCTTCGCCGTCCACCTGGACCACGGCGACGAAGAGAACTGTTACGACTGCATCGACAGCGGGTTCTACAGTTCGGTCATGATCGATGCGAGCGGGGAAGAATTCGAGGAGAACATCGCGATCACGAAACGCGTCGTCGACCGCGCTCACGAAAAGGGCGTGGCCGTGGAGGCCGAGCTGGGCAAGCTCGGCGGCGTCGAGGAACACGTCTCCGTATCGGAAGCCGACGCCAAACTCACGGATCCCGAACAGGTCGAAGAGTTTGTGAAGCGGACCGGCTGCGACAGCCTGGCATGCGCGATCGGCACGAGCCACGGCGCCTACAAGTTCTCCGGCTCGCAGGGCCTGCACTTCGAGGTGATCGAAAAGATCGCCGAGCTGTTGCCCGGCTTTCCGCTGGTCATGCACGGTTCCAGCTCCGTGCCGCAGGACGAGGTCGAGCGCATCAACGCCGCCGGCGGCGAACTCAAGGGCGCCAAGGGCGTGGACGAAGACGAAATCCACAAGGCGGGCAAGATGGGTGTGACGAAGGTCAACATCGACACCGACGGCCGCCTGGTCTGGTGCCGCGTCCACCGCGAACACTTCCGCGACCATCCCGAAGTCTTCGACCTGCGTCCCGCGGGCAAGGTCTTCATGGGCGAGTACGCCAAGTACATCGAGCACAAGAATGAAGTCCTCGGCAGCGCCGGCCGGCTCGAAGAGGTCCGCGCCGCCGTTAAGTAG
- a CDS encoding HPr family phosphocarrier protein, translating into MVSAKAVVTNSAGIHCRPSAKIVEEARDYPGTITVAHGNEATELGSVLELISLALEQGAEVSITVEGPDEERVCERFRELFETHFDFPDARSVGE; encoded by the coding sequence ATGGTATCCGCAAAGGCCGTGGTCACCAACAGCGCCGGCATTCACTGCCGCCCCAGCGCGAAGATCGTGGAAGAGGCCCGGGACTACCCGGGCACGATCACCGTCGCGCACGGGAACGAGGCAACTGAGCTCGGCTCCGTGCTCGAGCTGATCTCCCTCGCCCTCGAACAGGGTGCGGAAGTCTCCATCACCGTCGAAGGCCCCGACGAGGAACGGGTGTGCGAAAGGTTCCGGGAGCTGTTCGAGACGCACTTCGACTTTCCCGACGCCCGCAGCGTGGGAGAATAA
- the pheS gene encoding phenylalanine--tRNA ligase subunit alpha encodes MDTRKIEAIKGKALEEAAGAAGPKELEGVRVRYLGRRGRVTEIMAGIRDVPPEERREYGQAANALKQELSERIESRKAEFESSAATGAVEDPTRPGEWRGLGREHPISRITGRITDIFRTLGFTVATGPDIETVYHNFDALNTPADHPSRDEQDTFYLENGDLLRCHTSPVQVRYMEAHPPPVRIIAPGRCYRRDTPDATHSANFHQVEGLYVDRDVTLADLKGTIAYFARELMGDDVEIRFRPHFFPFTEPSVEVDFTCHMCRGSGCRVCKQSGWIEIMGAGMVDPNVFEAVGFAQYDVTGFAFGMGIERIAMIMYGIEDIRLLYENDVRFLAQF; translated from the coding sequence ATGGATACCCGCAAAATCGAAGCGATCAAGGGAAAAGCGCTTGAGGAGGCTGCCGGAGCGGCCGGACCGAAGGAACTGGAGGGGGTGCGCGTCCGCTATCTCGGCCGCCGGGGCCGGGTCACGGAGATCATGGCGGGCATCAGGGACGTGCCCCCGGAGGAGCGCCGCGAATACGGGCAGGCCGCCAATGCCCTCAAACAGGAACTCTCGGAGCGGATCGAGTCGCGCAAGGCGGAATTCGAGTCCTCGGCCGCCACCGGGGCGGTGGAGGATCCCACCCGGCCGGGCGAGTGGCGGGGACTGGGACGCGAACACCCGATCAGCCGCATCACCGGACGGATCACCGACATATTCCGCACGCTCGGGTTCACCGTGGCGACCGGCCCGGATATCGAGACGGTCTACCATAATTTCGACGCGCTCAATACGCCGGCCGACCACCCCTCGCGCGATGAACAGGACACCTTCTACCTCGAAAACGGGGACCTGCTGCGGTGCCATACCTCGCCGGTGCAGGTGCGGTACATGGAGGCCCATCCCCCGCCGGTGAGGATTATCGCGCCGGGCCGCTGCTATCGGCGCGACACGCCGGACGCGACCCACAGCGCCAACTTCCACCAGGTAGAGGGCCTGTACGTCGACCGGGACGTGACGCTGGCGGACCTGAAAGGGACGATCGCCTATTTCGCGAGGGAGCTGATGGGCGACGACGTGGAGATCCGCTTCCGGCCGCACTTCTTCCCGTTCACGGAGCCGAGCGTGGAGGTGGATTTCACCTGCCATATGTGCCGCGGAAGCGGCTGCCGGGTGTGCAAGCAGAGCGGATGGATCGAGATCATGGGCGCGGGCATGGTCGACCCGAACGTATTCGAAGCCGTGGGATTCGCGCAGTACGACGTCACCGGCTTCGCCTTCGGGATGGGCATCGAACGCATCGCGATGATCATGTACGGCATCGAGGACATCCGCCTGCTCTACGAAAACGACGTCCGGTTCCTCGCCCAGTTCTGA
- the purB gene encoding adenylosuccinate lyase, which translates to MNIDTEELTPMTALGPLDGRYAAKTAVLRGVFSEAALIRQRVRVEVFWLETLCGEPAVPEARALSPEETALLESLADNFSAQDAARVKDIERTTNHDVKAVEYYLRERLADTSLVDVSEFLHFACTSEDINNLAYTLMVGDGREVLLTVQQELIDALRARAHADADIPMLARTHGQPASPTTLGKEWAVYADRLARHRTCIESVPLRGKMNGAVGNFNAHAAACPGADWPRITRELIEQRLGLTQTPYTTQVEPQDGLAELFHALARFNRTLLDLDRDVWLYVSRGALKQKTRAGEVGSSTMPHKVNPLDFENSEGNLGIACRLLEHLAAELPVSRMQRDLSGSTVLRNIGVAFGHSLLAFRSSLRGMEKLEPNGDALRAELDGAWEVLAEPVQTVMRKAGLEHPYERLKELTRGKAVTRESLHEFIRGLELPEEDRDRLLALTPAAYIGLAADLARDI; encoded by the coding sequence ATGAACATCGATACGGAAGAACTCACACCGATGACCGCCCTCGGCCCCCTGGACGGGCGGTACGCCGCCAAAACCGCCGTGCTCCGGGGCGTGTTCTCCGAGGCGGCGCTGATCCGCCAGCGCGTCCGCGTCGAGGTGTTCTGGCTGGAGACCCTGTGCGGCGAGCCCGCCGTTCCGGAGGCGCGCGCGCTCAGCCCGGAGGAGACGGCGTTGCTGGAGTCGCTCGCCGACAACTTCAGCGCACAGGACGCGGCCAGGGTCAAGGATATCGAGCGGACCACCAATCACGACGTCAAGGCGGTGGAATACTATCTGCGGGAACGCCTCGCGGACACCTCGCTGGTAGACGTCTCCGAATTCCTCCACTTCGCCTGCACGTCGGAGGACATCAACAACCTGGCCTACACGCTGATGGTGGGGGACGGGCGGGAAGTGTTGCTGACCGTACAGCAGGAGCTTATCGACGCGCTCCGCGCGCGGGCGCATGCGGACGCGGACATTCCGATGCTGGCCCGGACCCACGGTCAGCCGGCGTCTCCGACGACGCTCGGCAAGGAGTGGGCCGTCTATGCCGATCGCCTCGCACGTCACCGCACCTGCATCGAATCCGTACCCCTGCGCGGAAAAATGAACGGCGCGGTCGGCAATTTCAATGCCCACGCGGCGGCCTGCCCCGGGGCCGACTGGCCGCGGATCACCCGGGAACTCATTGAGCAGCGCCTCGGCCTGACCCAGACGCCGTACACCACCCAGGTGGAACCCCAGGACGGGCTTGCGGAGCTATTCCACGCGCTCGCACGCTTCAACCGCACCCTGCTGGATCTCGACCGCGACGTGTGGCTCTATGTGTCGCGGGGCGCGCTGAAGCAGAAGACGCGCGCCGGAGAGGTTGGTTCTTCGACCATGCCGCACAAGGTGAACCCGCTGGATTTCGAAAACAGCGAGGGCAATCTCGGAATCGCCTGCCGATTGCTCGAGCACCTGGCCGCGGAACTCCCCGTCTCGCGGATGCAGCGCGATCTGAGCGGCAGCACGGTGCTGCGCAACATCGGCGTCGCCTTCGGCCATTCGCTGCTCGCCTTCCGCTCCTCGCTGCGCGGCATGGAGAAGCTCGAGCCGAACGGCGACGCCCTGCGCGCCGAGCTGGACGGCGCGTGGGAGGTGCTCGCCGAGCCGGTCCAGACCGTCATGCGCAAGGCAGGCCTTGAACATCCGTACGAGCGGCTCAAAGAGCTGACGCGCGGGAAAGCCGTCACGCGCGAGTCGCTGCACGAGTTCATCCGCGGTCTCGAACTCCCGGAAGAAGACCGGGACCGCCTGCTCGCGCTCACACCCGCCGCCTATATCGGCCTGGCGGCCGATCTCGCCCGCGACATCTGA
- a CDS encoding universal stress protein, whose translation MSAPVMLALSTFRQSDKAVSRAVDRAATENRPLVIVYVVDVNLARYFIGTDLGMYPELQQRYEDDVLREHGRIAAERMEHIIREAQDHGVEVRSAIHTGRFAKECLRIAAEERPSVIITTRSNRPQWVKHFFGSPVDELEESADGPVEEY comes from the coding sequence ATGAGCGCGCCCGTGATGCTGGCGCTTTCAACGTTCCGGCAGTCCGACAAGGCGGTGAGCCGGGCCGTCGATCGCGCCGCGACGGAAAACCGCCCCCTGGTCATCGTCTACGTGGTCGACGTCAACCTGGCCCGCTACTTTATCGGCACGGATCTCGGCATGTATCCCGAACTCCAGCAGCGGTACGAGGATGACGTCCTGAGAGAACACGGCCGCATCGCCGCCGAACGCATGGAGCACATCATCCGCGAGGCGCAGGATCACGGCGTCGAGGTCCGCTCGGCAATCCATACCGGCCGGTTCGCGAAGGAATGCCTGCGGATCGCGGCCGAAGAGCGACCCTCCGTCATCATCACCACCCGCTCGAACAGACCGCAATGGGTCAAGCATTTCTTCGGTTCGCCGGTCGACGAGCTGGAGGAGAGCGCGGACGGTCCGGTGGAGGAATATTAA
- the ilvD gene encoding dihydroxy-acid dehydratase — MNSDKVKKGFERAPHRSLMRATGLKREDIDKPFIAVCNSFNEVVPGHVHLRGVADLIKEAIREAGGTPMEFNMIGICDGIAMGHSGMKYSLPSRELIADAVESMIGAHGFDAMICIPNCDKIVPGMIMGAMRCNIPTIFSSGGPMAAGHMKDGRTVDLISVFEGVAEFKQGRISEEELEAVECAACPGAGSCSGMFTANSMNCLTEAIGLGLPGNGTILAGDPRRRELWKDAGRTAVRLAHDGGPCPRELITEASLDNAFILDMAMGGSTNTVLHTLAISREAGVEYDLDRINALSRRTPNICKVAPSSSYHIEDVDRAGGINAILNEIGRIDGLLNKDAPMVDGTTLGERIAGAEILDDRCIRPLDRAYSEEGGLAILWGNLAEEGSVVKTAGVAPAMRSHRGPAVIFESQEDACEGILNGRVKEGDVVVIRHEGPKGGPGMQEMLAPTSYIMGRGLGESVALITDGRFSGGTHGACIGHVSPEAAEGGLIGLLRDGDEIEYDIPSRRLSARLADEEIARRRATWTPPEPRIRRGWLARYAKMATNAGWGAVLEDES; from the coding sequence ATGAACAGCGACAAGGTCAAAAAGGGGTTCGAGCGCGCGCCGCACCGCAGTCTCATGCGCGCGACCGGACTGAAGCGCGAGGACATCGACAAGCCGTTTATCGCGGTCTGCAATTCATTCAACGAGGTCGTCCCGGGGCATGTACACCTGCGAGGCGTGGCCGACCTCATCAAGGAAGCCATCCGCGAGGCCGGCGGCACGCCGATGGAATTCAACATGATCGGCATCTGCGACGGCATCGCCATGGGCCACTCCGGCATGAAGTATTCCCTCCCGAGCAGGGAGCTGATCGCGGATGCGGTCGAATCCATGATCGGCGCGCACGGGTTCGATGCCATGATCTGCATCCCGAACTGCGACAAGATCGTTCCGGGTATGATCATGGGCGCCATGCGCTGCAACATCCCGACCATCTTCAGCAGCGGCGGTCCCATGGCGGCGGGTCACATGAAAGACGGCCGCACGGTGGACCTGATCAGCGTCTTTGAGGGCGTCGCCGAATTCAAGCAGGGACGCATAAGCGAAGAGGAACTCGAGGCGGTGGAGTGCGCCGCCTGCCCCGGGGCCGGTTCGTGTTCCGGCATGTTCACGGCCAACTCCATGAACTGCCTCACCGAGGCCATCGGCCTGGGACTCCCCGGCAACGGAACCATTCTGGCCGGGGATCCCCGCCGCAGGGAGCTCTGGAAGGACGCGGGGCGCACCGCGGTCAGGCTGGCGCATGACGGCGGCCCGTGTCCGCGCGAGCTGATTACCGAGGCCTCCCTGGACAACGCCTTCATCCTCGATATGGCCATGGGAGGCAGCACGAATACCGTGCTGCACACCCTCGCGATCAGCCGCGAGGCCGGGGTCGAATACGACCTCGACCGGATCAACGCCCTCTCCCGCCGCACGCCGAACATCTGCAAAGTGGCGCCCTCGTCGTCGTATCATATCGAGGACGTCGACCGGGCGGGGGGGATTAACGCCATTCTCAATGAAATCGGCCGGATCGACGGCCTCTTGAACAAAGACGCCCCGATGGTCGACGGGACGACCCTCGGCGAGCGCATCGCGGGGGCGGAGATTCTCGACGACCGGTGCATCCGTCCGCTCGATCGCGCGTACAGCGAGGAGGGCGGCCTCGCCATCCTGTGGGGCAATCTCGCCGAAGAGGGCTCCGTGGTCAAAACCGCCGGAGTCGCGCCCGCCATGCGCTCCCACCGCGGCCCGGCCGTCATCTTCGAGTCGCAGGAGGATGCCTGCGAGGGCATCCTGAACGGCAGGGTCAAAGAGGGCGATGTCGTGGTCATCCGCCACGAGGGGCCGAAAGGCGGGCCGGGCATGCAGGAGATGCTGGCGCCCACCTCCTACATCATGGGCCGGGGCCTAGGCGAAAGCGTCGCGCTGATTACGGACGGCCGCTTCAGCGGCGGCACGCACGGGGCCTGTATCGGGCACGTATCGCCGGAAGCCGCCGAGGGCGGGCTCATCGGGCTCCTCCGCGACGGCGACGAAATCGAATACGATATTCCCTCCCGGCGGCTGTCCGCGCGCCTCGCGGACGAGGAGATCGCGCGCCGCCGCGCCACCTGGACCCCGCCCGAGCCCCGCATCCGCCGGGGATGGCTGGCGCGGTACGCGAAAATGGCCACCAACGCGGGCTGGGGCGCCGTGCTGGAGGATGAATCATGA
- a CDS encoding RNA methyltransferase — translation MFDNIRVVLVRPKYGGNIGAVCRAMMNGGLTDLALVAPDPQADWEDARRRAHSAVDVLDRACRVDTLQDALGDCAAAAGTTARPGLYRAHATTPREFAPRALECARANRVALVFGPEDKGLNNRELALCTDLLRIPSSGLYPSLNLSHAVYVCAYEIFMASGSFEPEGEPTGDAAIEQRERMYALWREVMAETGFAEPEKIDHMMMGLRRIFSRGRLSDNDVRILLGLARQTLWACRRRDGKNGA, via the coding sequence GTGTTCGACAATATCCGGGTCGTCCTCGTGCGGCCGAAGTACGGCGGGAATATCGGAGCGGTCTGCCGGGCCATGATGAACGGCGGCCTGACCGACCTCGCCCTGGTCGCCCCGGATCCGCAGGCGGACTGGGAGGACGCACGGCGGCGCGCCCACAGTGCGGTGGACGTCCTGGACCGCGCCTGCCGCGTCGACACCCTGCAGGACGCGCTGGGCGACTGCGCGGCGGCGGCGGGCACCACGGCCCGCCCGGGCCTGTACCGCGCCCACGCCACGACCCCGCGCGAATTCGCCCCGCGTGCCCTCGAATGCGCCCGCGCCAACCGCGTGGCCCTCGTGTTCGGGCCGGAAGATAAAGGCCTGAACAACCGGGAACTGGCTTTGTGTACAGATCTGCTGCGCATCCCGAGCAGCGGGCTGTACCCCTCGCTCAACCTGTCGCACGCGGTCTATGTCTGCGCGTACGAAATCTTTATGGCCTCCGGATCGTTCGAGCCGGAAGGCGAGCCGACGGGAGACGCCGCGATCGAGCAGCGCGAACGCATGTATGCTCTGTGGCGGGAGGTGATGGCGGAAACCGGCTTTGCCGAACCGGAGAAGATAGACCATATGATGATGGGCCTCAGGCGCATCTTCTCCCGCGGCCGGCTCTCGGATAACGATGTGAGAATTCTACTCGGCCTGGCTCGCCAGACGCTGTGGGCCTGCAGGCGCAGGGACGGGAAGAACGGGGCCTGA
- a CDS encoding Hsp20/alpha crystallin family protein, which yields MKNLIPRRRRNEVQRRGGEGYDPFEGFQRRMNELFEDFFGEMPAFRDTERFGAVVPRFEVAETDSAISVDAELPGMKEDDLELTLDGDVLTIAGEKQQESEDKKKNYYVSERSYGRFQRSIPLPDGVDTENIRANFKNGVLHVEVPKTEEYKSGRRTIDITTG from the coding sequence ATGAAAAACCTGATTCCGAGGAGAAGGAGGAACGAAGTCCAGCGTCGCGGAGGCGAAGGGTACGATCCCTTTGAGGGCTTCCAGCGCCGGATGAACGAACTGTTCGAGGACTTCTTCGGCGAAATGCCGGCCTTCCGGGACACGGAACGGTTCGGGGCGGTCGTCCCGCGGTTCGAGGTCGCGGAGACCGACAGCGCGATCTCGGTCGACGCCGAGCTGCCCGGGATGAAGGAAGACGACCTGGAGCTCACGCTCGACGGTGACGTGCTGACCATCGCCGGCGAGAAGCAGCAGGAGTCCGAGGACAAGAAGAAAAATTACTACGTGTCCGAACGCTCCTACGGCCGGTTCCAGCGGTCGATTCCGCTGCCGGACGGGGTGGACACGGAGAACATCAGGGCGAACTTCAAGAACGGGGTGCTCCACGTCGAAGTTCCCAAAACCGAGGAATACAAGTCCGGCCGCCGGACGATCGACATCACGACCGGTTAA
- a CDS encoding Hsp20/alpha crystallin family protein, translated as MTDRNIQVKRNERPAREEAAEPARDRAILTPACDICETEQDIVLTADMPGVPADAIDLQLDQDVLTVTGEQAEEKAEGRDRVHTGYRTGIFRRSFSLLTGVDRDHIRAHLANGVLTVTLPKAEEARPRKIEVRTG; from the coding sequence ATGACGGACAGGAATATACAGGTTAAACGGAACGAGCGGCCCGCGCGGGAGGAAGCGGCGGAACCGGCACGCGACCGCGCCATCCTGACACCGGCCTGCGACATCTGCGAGACGGAGCAGGACATTGTGCTGACGGCCGATATGCCCGGCGTTCCCGCCGACGCAATCGATCTTCAGCTCGACCAGGATGTTTTGACGGTCACCGGCGAACAGGCCGAAGAGAAGGCGGAGGGACGCGACCGGGTCCATACGGGATACCGGACCGGAATCTTCCGCCGCTCTTTCAGCCTTCTGACCGGCGTGGACCGGGACCACATCCGCGCGCATCTCGCGAACGGGGTGCTCACGGTCACGCTCCCGAAAGCGGAGGAGGCCCGTCCCAGGAAAATCGAAGTCCGGACGGGCTGA
- a CDS encoding Hsp20/alpha crystallin family protein, with product MFWLDYRDPFDSMERFRDDMNRLLSGYGRAGAVFPPVNMWTGEDEAVIAAEVPGVAPEDMDLTVQGNELTISGERKAHEPREGAQLHRRERLSGSFSRRIHLPYEVEREKVSAEYRDGILKITLPRAEATRPRRIAITGEE from the coding sequence ATGTTCTGGTTGGACTACAGGGATCCGTTCGACAGCATGGAGCGATTCCGGGATGACATGAATCGTCTGCTGAGCGGCTATGGAAGAGCGGGGGCGGTTTTTCCCCCGGTGAACATGTGGACCGGTGAGGACGAGGCGGTGATCGCGGCCGAGGTTCCCGGCGTAGCGCCTGAAGACATGGATCTCACGGTGCAGGGAAACGAGCTGACGATCTCGGGCGAGCGCAAGGCGCACGAGCCCCGCGAGGGGGCGCAGCTGCATCGCAGGGAGCGTCTTTCGGGTTCGTTTTCGCGCCGCATCCATCTTCCTTACGAAGTGGAGCGGGAAAAGGTGAGCGCCGAGTACCGAGACGGGATCCTCAAGATCACGCTCCCGCGCGCGGAGGCCACCCGACCGCGCAGGATTGCGATTACGGGAGAGGAATAA